The following proteins come from a genomic window of Carassius carassius chromosome 10, fCarCar2.1, whole genome shotgun sequence:
- the fam210b gene encoding protein FAM210B, mitochondrial isoform X2 — protein MQLFSSSSFIYSLDGGVSSLITDQLRRVRHTRARIIFSVIPVYVGAMFHCRGNVSGATLLPRVLYASRALHNHRAMCCCRVYRRLTAMHAVVSRSRETPPPDLAARARMAVFALNAAAPRREYSDARNGDRSVLGLGELESLPPARSPAPVAIQTRRSSTTPEKTQEERAANTQTVSSVSGAEGQRSDEKPSKTQQLRKVFKEYGSVGISFHIGISLISLGMFYLAVSSGLDVTALLCKLGFSESVVQSRLAAGTSTFVLAYAVHKLFAPLRISITLVCVPLIVRHLRRTGLFRAGPNRP, from the exons ATGCAGCTCTTCTCGAGTTCATCTTTTATTTATAGTTTGGACGGAGGCGTGTCTTCACTGATCACCGATCAACTGAGGCGGGTCCGTCACACTCGCGCTCGTATCATATTTAGCGTTATTCCCGTGTATGTCGGAGCGATGTTTCACTGTCGGGGGAACGTTTCTGGAGCGACTTTATTGCCGCGCGTTCTGTACGCGAGCCGCGCATTGCATAACCACCGCGCGATGTGCTGCTGTCGCGTCTACCGGAGATTAACGGCGATGCACGCTGTTGTATCCCGTTCACGCGAGACTCCGCCGCCGGACCTCGCTGCACGCGCTCGGATGGCGGTGTTTGCTTTGAACGCTGCCGCGCCGCGCCGCGAATACAGCGACGCGAGGAACGGCGATCGAAGCGTGCTCGGACTCGGTGAACTTGAGTCGCTCCCACCCGCTCGTTCTCCAGCTCCGGTCGCGATCCAGACGAGACGATCCTCCACGACTCCCGAGAAAACGCAAGAAGAACGCGCCGCTAACACTCAAACG GTGTCGTCTGTGTCCGGCGctgaaggtcagaggtcagatgagAAGCCCAGTAAGACGCAGCAGCTCAGGAAGGTGTTTAAGGAGTACGGCTCCGTCGGCATTTCCTTCCACATCGGAATCTCGCTCATTTCTCTGGGAATGTTCTACCTCGCTGTGTCCAG cgGGCTGGACGTGACGGCTCTGCTGTGTAAGCTGGGCTTCAGTGAGTCTGTGGTTCAGTCGCGGCTGGCTGCTGGCACCAGTACGTTTGTGTTAGCGTACGCCGTCCACAAGCTCTTCGCTCCGCTGCGGATCAGCATCACGCTGGTGTGTGTGCCTCTGATCGTCAGACACCTCCGGAGGACGGGACTCTTCAGAGCCGGTCCAAACCGTCCATAA
- the fam210b gene encoding protein FAM210B, mitochondrial isoform X1 has product MQLFSSSSFIYSLDGGVSSLITDQLRRVRHTRARIIFSVIPVYVGAMFHCRGNVSGATLLPRVLYASRALHNHRAMCCCRVYRRLTAMHAVVSRSRETPPPDLAARARMAVFALNAAAPRREYSDARNGDRSVLGLGELESLPPARSPAPVAIQTRRSSTTPEKTQEERAANTQTDQVSSVSGAEGQRSDEKPSKTQQLRKVFKEYGSVGISFHIGISLISLGMFYLAVSSGLDVTALLCKLGFSESVVQSRLAAGTSTFVLAYAVHKLFAPLRISITLVCVPLIVRHLRRTGLFRAGPNRP; this is encoded by the exons ATGCAGCTCTTCTCGAGTTCATCTTTTATTTATAGTTTGGACGGAGGCGTGTCTTCACTGATCACCGATCAACTGAGGCGGGTCCGTCACACTCGCGCTCGTATCATATTTAGCGTTATTCCCGTGTATGTCGGAGCGATGTTTCACTGTCGGGGGAACGTTTCTGGAGCGACTTTATTGCCGCGCGTTCTGTACGCGAGCCGCGCATTGCATAACCACCGCGCGATGTGCTGCTGTCGCGTCTACCGGAGATTAACGGCGATGCACGCTGTTGTATCCCGTTCACGCGAGACTCCGCCGCCGGACCTCGCTGCACGCGCTCGGATGGCGGTGTTTGCTTTGAACGCTGCCGCGCCGCGCCGCGAATACAGCGACGCGAGGAACGGCGATCGAAGCGTGCTCGGACTCGGTGAACTTGAGTCGCTCCCACCCGCTCGTTCTCCAGCTCCGGTCGCGATCCAGACGAGACGATCCTCCACGACTCCCGAGAAAACGCAAGAAGAACGCGCCGCTAACACTCAAACG GATCAGGTGTCGTCTGTGTCCGGCGctgaaggtcagaggtcagatgagAAGCCCAGTAAGACGCAGCAGCTCAGGAAGGTGTTTAAGGAGTACGGCTCCGTCGGCATTTCCTTCCACATCGGAATCTCGCTCATTTCTCTGGGAATGTTCTACCTCGCTGTGTCCAG cgGGCTGGACGTGACGGCTCTGCTGTGTAAGCTGGGCTTCAGTGAGTCTGTGGTTCAGTCGCGGCTGGCTGCTGGCACCAGTACGTTTGTGTTAGCGTACGCCGTCCACAAGCTCTTCGCTCCGCTGCGGATCAGCATCACGCTGGTGTGTGTGCCTCTGATCGTCAGACACCTCCGGAGGACGGGACTCTTCAGAGCCGGTCCAAACCGTCCATAA